One part of the Patescibacteria group bacterium genome encodes these proteins:
- a CDS encoding methyltransferase, protein MLQYIYGYEITQCLYVVAKLDIADYLLESSKEIEQLAELCSASPCALYRVMRCLASLGIFVENENKEFSLNDLALPLTSTANNSAKNFIILCGESLYNAAANLLHSVKTGQVGFYHSTKMDYWEYLNLNPEKAKIFNDAMETGSRFTIDVILSVYDFSLFNYIVDIGGGKGHFIGSILKKYPSAKGISFDLAHVTIPANEYINSLELNNRCEIISGSFFDFIPAGGDLYLLKVILHDWDDDNAKAILKNCRKAVTKRSKILIIEKLIDNGNNLQSIFLGDINMLVTHGGKERSLSDFELLLKESNFHINSVLRTSTAFSIIEAIPI, encoded by the coding sequence ATGTTACAATATATTTATGGCTATGAAATCACGCAGTGTTTGTACGTAGTTGCAAAATTGGACATTGCTGATTATTTATTGGAGAGTAGTAAAGAAATTGAGCAGCTTGCAGAGCTTTGTTCGGCCTCACCTTGCGCACTGTATAGAGTGATGAGATGCTTAGCTTCATTAGGCATCTTTGTTGAAAATGAAAATAAAGAATTTTCTTTAAATGATTTAGCGCTTCCATTAACCTCAACTGCCAATAATTCTGCAAAAAACTTTATTATCTTATGCGGTGAATCTTTATATAATGCTGCCGCAAATTTATTGCATAGCGTTAAAACTGGTCAAGTGGGGTTTTATCATTCAACCAAGATGGATTATTGGGAATATTTAAACCTTAATCCAGAAAAAGCTAAAATATTTAATGACGCGATGGAGACAGGGTCTCGATTTACTATTGATGTTATTTTATCTGTCTATGATTTTTCTCTGTTTAATTATATTGTTGATATCGGTGGCGGAAAAGGCCATTTTATTGGCAGCATTTTAAAAAAATATCCCTCAGCAAAAGGCATATCATTTGATTTAGCTCATGTTACAATACCCGCAAACGAATATATCAATAGTTTAGAATTAAATAATCGCTGTGAAATTATATCGGGAAGTTTTTTTGATTTTATTCCTGCAGGAGGAGATTTGTATCTATTAAAAGTGATATTACACGATTGGGATGATGATAATGCAAAAGCCATACTAAAAAATTGCAGAAAAGCTGTAACAAAAAGATCTAAGATCTTAATCATTGAAAAATTAATAGATAATGGAAATAATTTACAAAGTATTTTTCTAGGCGATATCAATATGTTAGTTACGCATGGGGGAAAAGAGCGTAGTTTATCCGATTTTGAGTTGTTGTTGAAAGAATCAAATTTTCATATAAACTCCGTATTAAGAACAAGCACTGCTTTTTCTATTATAGAGGCTATCCCTATATAA
- a CDS encoding ATP-binding protein, with amino-acid sequence MKENFENHLEIIGQSIAHDLRTPLLAVHSGIEGVKKYLPVLIDTYKQAAQHQLNLPDIQPRHFDMLEKALNFASQATYCANVYVNILELNLTRINIGNLIELCSMSDCLDKAIEKYPYKSDRERLILSKSITHSEDFLFNGNKVYINNLLLNLFSNSVYRAQRTENGTISIITKKGKNENYLYIKDTDIGLPSNELESVFLPTYRSQQHNLGLYFCKELMRVLKGDITCHAEENCFTEFILTFPSHIS; translated from the coding sequence ATGAAAGAAAATTTTGAAAATCACCTTGAAATCATAGGCCAAAGCATTGCACATGATCTTCGCACCCCTCTTTTAGCCGTGCATTCAGGTATTGAAGGTGTAAAAAAATATCTTCCTGTGTTAATTGATACTTATAAACAAGCTGCTCAGCATCAACTCAATCTCCCTGATATTCAACCGCGACATTTTGACATGCTAGAGAAAGCATTAAATTTTGCTTCTCAAGCCACTTATTGTGCTAATGTATATGTTAATATACTGGAACTAAACTTGACTAGGATTAATATAGGAAATCTAATAGAGTTATGCTCAATGAGTGATTGCTTAGACAAAGCTATCGAAAAATACCCTTATAAATCAGATCGTGAAAGACTTATTTTATCTAAGTCGATTACTCATTCAGAAGATTTTTTGTTTAATGGAAATAAAGTGTATATCAACAATCTTTTGTTGAATTTATTTAGCAACAGTGTTTATCGTGCTCAAAGAACTGAAAATGGTACGATATCTATAATAACGAAAAAAGGTAAAAATGAAAATTATTTGTATATTAAAGATACTGATATAGGTTTACCCTCCAATGAATTAGAATCAGTTTTTTTACCAACCTATCGTTCACAGCAACACAATCTAGGGCTATATTTCTGCAAAGAATTGATGAGGGTATTAAAGGGCGACATCACTTGTCATGCGGAAGAAAACTGTTTTACGGAATTTATTCTTACATTTCCTTCTCATATTTCTTAG
- a CDS encoding response regulator yields the protein MSNITQALFYFPTTVLLVDDDSNFLSNFGFMIDQNIPLKLCDTPHKALEILRLSPKAEDIINKSITSVAPLESGDTNLFPDYIMRADIKNLHEYIYYKSRFSCISTLLVDYSMPGMDGDELCRQLENNPVKKIMLTGVADYSRAIKWFNSGIIDHFIVKESNNMSAELNQAICKCKKAYFEKSSLNLLSYITKMNSCFDNIKYFEFIHKFFMENKFSEYYLIDSSGSMLFLDFQGNPTWIIIKSANEIEQLAEVSVENEAQPEIIKLLQTKKKIPFFFTDDDWRAPVSNWENYLHEALPIPGVLGHYFATIHPNTRYNLNKDKITSHKDYLLAIS from the coding sequence ATGAGCAATATTACCCAAGCATTATTTTATTTCCCAACAACTGTGTTACTAGTTGATGACGATTCAAATTTTTTGTCAAATTTCGGATTTATGATTGACCAAAATATACCCTTAAAATTATGCGACACCCCACACAAAGCATTGGAGATATTGAGGTTGTCGCCAAAAGCTGAAGATATTATAAATAAATCAATTACTTCAGTTGCGCCTTTAGAGTCAGGGGATACCAATCTATTCCCCGACTATATAATGAGAGCTGATATTAAAAATCTTCATGAATATATTTACTATAAAAGCAGGTTTTCTTGTATATCAACTTTGCTGGTTGATTATTCAATGCCAGGAATGGATGGTGATGAGCTGTGTAGGCAATTAGAAAATAATCCCGTAAAAAAAATTATGTTGACGGGGGTAGCTGATTATTCTAGGGCAATTAAATGGTTTAACTCTGGAATAATTGATCATTTTATTGTGAAAGAATCTAACAATATGTCCGCAGAATTAAACCAGGCTATTTGTAAGTGCAAAAAAGCATACTTTGAAAAATCTTCTCTAAATTTATTAAGCTATATTACTAAAATGAATTCCTGTTTTGATAACATAAAATATTTCGAGTTTATTCATAAATTTTTTATGGAAAATAAATTTTCTGAATATTACTTAATTGACTCATCTGGAAGCATGTTGTTTCTTGATTTTCAAGGCAACCCAACATGGATAATTATAAAATCTGCGAATGAGATTGAGCAGTTAGCCGAGGTTTCAGTTGAAAATGAGGCACAACCCGAAATCATTAAACTACTACAAACAAAGAAGAAGATCCCTTTTTTCTTTACAGATGATGATTGGCGGGCACCCGTTTCAAATTGGGAAAATTACTTACATGAGGCATTGCCTATTCCAGGAGTGTTGGGTCATTATTTCGCAACCATTCATCCCAACACAAGATATAATTTAAATAAGGATAAAATCACATCTCATAAAGATTATTTGTTAGCAATCAGTTAA